In a genomic window of Sardina pilchardus chromosome 20, fSarPil1.1, whole genome shotgun sequence:
- the LOC134068164 gene encoding synaptosomal-associated protein 23-like isoform X1, translating into MSKPHQSVELTVPGGSAKVDSTKMDDMTVEQMAERANQVTDESLESTRRMLQMAEESRETGAKTMEMLDQQGEQLRKVDEGMDKINEDMRQAEKNLTDLSKCCGLCVCPCDRVKSIEHDGRYKRTWGTGEPTSGEGGQGGVVSNQPTSLRNGVPQVAVASGGYITRVTNDAREDEMEENLDAVGSIIGNLKNMAMDMGNEIDKQNKTIDRITDKADMNKARIDEANQRANKLL; encoded by the exons ATGAGTAAACC GCACCAAAGTGTAGAGCTAACTGTCCCGGGAGGATCCGCCAAAGTCGACAGCACCAAGATGGACGACATGACTGTGGAGCAGATGGCCGAGCGGGCCAACCAAGTGACAGATGAG TCGCTGGAGAGCACCAGGCGCATGCTGCAGATGGCAGAGGAG AGCAGAGAAACGGGGGCCAAGACCATGGAGATGCTGGACCAGCAagggg AACAATTGAGAAAGGTGGACGAGGGCATGGACAAGATAAACGAGGACATGCGGCAGGCCGAGAAGAACCTGACTGACCTCTCCAAGTgctgtggcctgtgtgtgtgtccatgtgaccg ggtaAAGTCTATTGAGCATGACGGGCGGTACAAGCGCACCTGGGGCACGGGCGAGCCCACCAGCGGAGAGGGTGGCCAGGGTGGCGTGGTGTCCAACCAGCCGACCAGCCTACGCAACGGGGTGCCACAGGTGGCCGTGGCCTCGGGAGGCTACATCACCAG GGTAACGAACGATGCTCGGGAggatgagatggaggagaatCTGGATGCGGTGGGAAGCATTATCGGGAATCTGAAGAACATGGCCATGGATATGGGCAATGAGATCGATAAGCAGAACAAAACCATCGACCGCATCACCGACAAG GCCGATATGAACAAGGCTCGCATCGATGAGGCCAATCAGAGAGCCAACAAGCTCCTGTAG
- the LOC134068164 gene encoding synaptosomal-associated protein 23-like isoform X2, whose amino-acid sequence MDDMTVEQMAERANQVTDESLESTRRMLQMAEESRETGAKTMEMLDQQGEQLRKVDEGMDKINEDMRQAEKNLTDLSKCCGLCVCPCDRVKSIEHDGRYKRTWGTGEPTSGEGGQGGVVSNQPTSLRNGVPQVAVASGGYITRVTNDAREDEMEENLDAVGSIIGNLKNMAMDMGNEIDKQNKTIDRITDKADMNKARIDEANQRANKLL is encoded by the exons ATGGACGACATGACTGTGGAGCAGATGGCCGAGCGGGCCAACCAAGTGACAGATGAG TCGCTGGAGAGCACCAGGCGCATGCTGCAGATGGCAGAGGAG AGCAGAGAAACGGGGGCCAAGACCATGGAGATGCTGGACCAGCAagggg AACAATTGAGAAAGGTGGACGAGGGCATGGACAAGATAAACGAGGACATGCGGCAGGCCGAGAAGAACCTGACTGACCTCTCCAAGTgctgtggcctgtgtgtgtgtccatgtgaccg ggtaAAGTCTATTGAGCATGACGGGCGGTACAAGCGCACCTGGGGCACGGGCGAGCCCACCAGCGGAGAGGGTGGCCAGGGTGGCGTGGTGTCCAACCAGCCGACCAGCCTACGCAACGGGGTGCCACAGGTGGCCGTGGCCTCGGGAGGCTACATCACCAG GGTAACGAACGATGCTCGGGAggatgagatggaggagaatCTGGATGCGGTGGGAAGCATTATCGGGAATCTGAAGAACATGGCCATGGATATGGGCAATGAGATCGATAAGCAGAACAAAACCATCGACCGCATCACCGACAAG GCCGATATGAACAAGGCTCGCATCGATGAGGCCAATCAGAGAGCCAACAAGCTCCTGTAG